In Streptomyces chartreusis, the following proteins share a genomic window:
- a CDS encoding universal stress protein codes for MTRPITAGVDGSEESLAGLAWAAREAVRRGLPLRVVHAWRFQPHDAIDAGEDTQAQWVRDGLAEVARGVAERHPGLEVTADVVEGPPAETLIAAASESEMLVLGSRGHGRVVGFLLGSVGQQVIAGATRPVVRVRAGDEPSGEAAGREIVVGQQGDPEDSAAALGFAFETAAARGATLRAVRAWTLPPLFAYSPASLKLLDEAGGLEPYEKQALGEALGPWRERFPEVPVVEHVEMGSGGQVLLSVSGRAQLMVVGRRVHRTAVGARIGSVAHGMLHLADCPVAVVPHD; via the coding sequence ATGACGCGCCCGATCACCGCAGGGGTGGACGGATCGGAGGAGAGCCTCGCCGGGTTGGCCTGGGCCGCCCGCGAAGCCGTCCGCCGGGGGCTCCCCCTGAGGGTGGTGCACGCCTGGCGGTTCCAGCCGCACGACGCGATCGACGCGGGGGAGGACACCCAGGCCCAGTGGGTGCGCGACGGACTGGCCGAGGTGGCGCGGGGCGTCGCCGAGCGGCACCCGGGCCTGGAGGTGACCGCCGATGTCGTCGAGGGCCCGCCCGCCGAGACGCTGATCGCCGCCGCGAGCGAGTCCGAGATGCTGGTGCTGGGGTCGCGCGGCCACGGCCGGGTCGTCGGGTTCCTGCTGGGCTCCGTCGGACAGCAGGTGATCGCCGGGGCCACCCGGCCCGTCGTGCGCGTACGGGCCGGTGACGAGCCGTCCGGCGAGGCCGCCGGGCGCGAGATCGTCGTGGGTCAGCAGGGCGACCCGGAGGACAGCGCCGCAGCCCTGGGGTTCGCCTTCGAGACGGCCGCGGCGCGCGGCGCGACCCTGCGGGCCGTGCGGGCCTGGACGCTGCCGCCGCTGTTCGCCTACAGCCCGGCCTCCCTGAAGCTGCTCGACGAGGCCGGGGGACTGGAGCCGTACGAGAAGCAGGCTCTGGGCGAGGCGCTGGGTCCGTGGCGGGAGCGCTTCCCCGAAGTGCCCGTCGTCGAGCACGTGGAGATGGGCAGCGGCGGGCAGGTGCTGCTGTCGGTGTCGGGGCGGGCCCAGCTGATGGTCGTGGGGCGCCGCGTGCACCGTACGGCCGTGGGTGCCCGGATCGGCTCGGTGGCGCACGGCATGCTGCACCTCGCGGACTGCCCGGTGGCCGTGGTCCCGCACGACTGA
- a CDS encoding DUF4032 domain-containing protein → MALQISATNPEHPALLLELPWQLPLEEWPEEVLVPLPRGISRHIVRYARAGDEVIAVKELAERPALREYELLRDLDRLGIPAVDPLAVVTGRLDAAGAPLESVLVTRHLRGSQPYRSMFETTMRPATMHRLMDALAVLLVRLHLAGFAWGDCSLSNTLFRRDAGAYAAYLVDAETGDLHSRLSDGQRDYDLDLARVNISGELLDLEASGALHPSVDPIEFGTEICSRYQGLWQELTRTSVYPAGKYHYIERRIRRLNDLGFDVAEMQIEHATHGDTVTFVPKVVDAGHHQRQLLRLTGLDTEENQARRLLNDLESWMATQDDYAPGDPPPSSQLRSSRGDPHGARPEVLAHRWVRDVFRPTVRAVPLDLRGSMDPAEIYHELLEHRWYLSEHAQHDIGLDTAVEDYISNILPTARETLRPTVSD, encoded by the coding sequence ATGGCACTCCAGATCAGCGCGACGAATCCGGAGCACCCCGCCCTCCTGCTGGAGCTGCCCTGGCAGCTGCCGCTGGAGGAGTGGCCGGAGGAGGTCCTGGTTCCGCTGCCGCGCGGCATCTCCCGGCACATCGTGCGCTACGCCCGCGCCGGCGACGAGGTGATCGCCGTCAAGGAACTCGCCGAGCGCCCGGCCCTGCGCGAGTACGAGCTGCTGCGCGACCTGGACCGGCTCGGCATCCCCGCGGTCGACCCGCTCGCCGTGGTCACCGGGCGCCTCGACGCGGCCGGCGCCCCGCTGGAGTCGGTGCTGGTCACCCGGCATCTGCGCGGCTCGCAGCCGTACCGCTCGATGTTCGAGACGACGATGCGCCCGGCGACCATGCACCGGTTGATGGACGCGCTGGCCGTGCTGCTGGTGCGCCTCCACCTCGCCGGGTTCGCATGGGGCGACTGCTCGCTGTCCAACACGCTCTTCCGGCGCGACGCGGGCGCCTACGCCGCCTACCTGGTGGACGCCGAGACCGGCGATCTGCATTCCCGGCTCAGCGACGGCCAGCGCGACTACGACCTGGACCTCGCCCGGGTCAACATCAGCGGCGAGCTGCTGGACCTGGAGGCGTCCGGGGCGCTGCACCCCTCCGTCGACCCCATCGAGTTCGGCACCGAGATCTGCTCCCGCTACCAGGGCCTGTGGCAGGAGCTGACCCGCACCTCCGTCTATCCGGCGGGCAAGTACCACTACATAGAACGCCGGATACGCCGCCTGAACGACCTCGGATTCGACGTGGCCGAGATGCAGATCGAACACGCGACGCACGGCGACACGGTCACCTTCGTGCCCAAGGTCGTCGACGCCGGCCACCACCAGCGCCAGCTGCTGCGCCTGACGGGCCTGGACACGGAGGAGAACCAGGCCCGGCGGCTGCTGAACGACCTGGAGAGCTGGATGGCCACCCAGGACGACTACGCCCCGGGCGACCCTCCCCCAAGCTCTCAACTTCGTTCGAGCAGGGGGGACCCCCATGGCGCCCGCCCCGAAGTACTCGCCCACCGCTGGGTGCGCGACGTCTTCCGGCCCACCGTGCGGGCGGTCCCGCTGGACCTGCGCGGGTCCATGGACCCGGCCGAGATCTACCACGAGCTGCTCGAACACCGCTGGTACCTGTCCGAGCACGCGCAGCACGACATCGGCCTGGACACGGCCGTCGAGGACTACATCAGCAACATCCTGCCGACGGCCAGGGAGACGCTGCGGCCGACCGTGTCCGACTGA
- a CDS encoding MBL fold metallo-hydrolase, producing the protein MRADVQQVADGTYLVHGSNTNWVILTEGDAVTLIDTGYPGDRAKLLASLTEVGSAPEAVEAVLITHAHTDHLGNAEYLRTTYGTPVHLHEAEVPHARRDFLHQVNVGTVLRNGWRPGVLPWAIHAIRSGGTAHVPVTSPEAFPSAGPLDLPGRPVPVHTPGHTDGHCAFHLPDAGAVIAGDALVSGHPTSRIKGPQLLPDMFHHERTRAVASLAVFEGLKGDVLLPGHGPLHRGPVREAALQARERAA; encoded by the coding sequence ATGCGGGCAGATGTGCAGCAAGTCGCGGACGGCACCTATCTCGTACACGGCAGCAACACCAACTGGGTGATCCTGACCGAGGGGGACGCGGTCACGCTCATCGACACCGGGTACCCCGGCGACCGGGCCAAGCTGCTCGCCTCGCTCACGGAGGTCGGCAGTGCGCCGGAGGCGGTCGAGGCCGTACTGATCACCCACGCGCACACCGACCATCTGGGCAACGCCGAGTACCTGCGCACCACTTACGGCACGCCGGTCCACCTCCACGAGGCCGAAGTGCCGCACGCCCGCCGGGATTTCCTGCACCAGGTGAACGTCGGGACGGTCCTGCGCAACGGCTGGCGGCCGGGTGTGCTGCCCTGGGCGATCCACGCCATCCGCTCCGGCGGCACCGCGCACGTCCCGGTGACCTCCCCCGAGGCGTTCCCGTCGGCGGGTCCGCTGGACCTGCCCGGCCGCCCCGTACCGGTGCACACGCCCGGCCACACCGACGGCCACTGCGCCTTCCACCTCCCGGACGCCGGTGCGGTCATCGCGGGCGACGCCCTGGTGAGCGGGCACCCCACCTCGCGGATCAAGGGCCCTCAGTTGCTGCCGGACATGTTCCACCACGAGCGGACCCGGGCCGTGGCCTCGCTGGCGGTGTTCGAAGGGCTCAAGGGCGACGTACTGCTGCCCGGGCACGGGCCGTTGCACCGAGGTCCGGTACGGGAAGCCGCTCTTCAGGCCAGGGAGCGCGCCGCATAG
- a CDS encoding acyltransferase family protein, whose protein sequence is MSAQTQLPATAPRRTELDALRVFVVLGLVFFHSALVFSPEDDFYVKNSETSEAVTVFVGFGVVWAMPMLFLVAGLGSRYSIRRRGAGWFARERLLRLGVPLVVATLLLCPLPQWLRLRAADPGYHESYWRFWPRFLTVRPDAADFPFVLDGEYFETGHLWFVVLLLTFSLLLAPVAAPLADRSQRVGRAVERRPALLLLLTLPLAAINAFLGMEEGFAGWNRWAYLVFFLFGYALADDDRVRGALRRLAVPTGVAGLALFAGTAPGFMALDDPFTEWSPFALVTRALFGAAGWCWVMAVLGLLDRPREPRPPSRVMAYLGIAALPVYVLHQPVVVALAYGVVGWPAPILVEYAVIVAGSLAVILVLYEGVVRRTRPTRSLFGMRAEPPVALPVQPPDPPVTPAR, encoded by the coding sequence ATGAGCGCGCAGACGCAGCTCCCGGCCACCGCTCCCCGGCGCACCGAACTCGACGCGCTGCGGGTGTTCGTCGTCCTCGGCCTGGTCTTCTTCCACTCGGCTCTCGTCTTCTCGCCGGAGGACGACTTCTACGTCAAGAACTCGGAGACGAGCGAGGCCGTCACCGTGTTCGTCGGGTTCGGGGTCGTGTGGGCGATGCCCATGCTGTTCCTCGTCGCCGGACTCGGCTCCCGGTACTCGATCCGCCGGCGCGGAGCGGGCTGGTTCGCCCGGGAACGCCTGCTGCGCCTGGGCGTTCCGCTGGTCGTCGCGACACTCCTGCTGTGCCCTCTCCCTCAGTGGCTGCGGCTGCGGGCGGCCGACCCCGGCTACCACGAGTCGTACTGGCGTTTCTGGCCCCGCTTCCTCACCGTCCGTCCGGACGCGGCCGACTTCCCCTTCGTCCTCGACGGGGAGTACTTCGAGACGGGCCATCTGTGGTTCGTCGTGCTCCTGCTGACCTTCAGCCTGCTGCTCGCCCCGGTCGCGGCACCGCTGGCCGACCGGTCGCAGCGGGTGGGGCGGGCGGTCGAGCGACGCCCGGCGCTTCTCCTGCTGCTCACCCTGCCGCTCGCCGCGATCAACGCGTTCCTCGGCATGGAGGAGGGCTTCGCGGGCTGGAACAGATGGGCCTACCTGGTGTTCTTCCTCTTCGGGTACGCCCTCGCCGACGACGACCGTGTCCGCGGCGCCCTGCGCCGGCTCGCGGTGCCGACGGGCGTGGCGGGGCTCGCCCTGTTCGCGGGCACCGCGCCCGGATTCATGGCGCTGGACGACCCGTTCACCGAGTGGAGTCCGTTCGCGCTGGTGACCCGGGCGCTGTTCGGGGCGGCGGGCTGGTGCTGGGTGATGGCCGTCCTCGGGCTGCTGGACCGGCCCCGCGAGCCCCGGCCGCCCTCCCGAGTGATGGCGTACCTCGGGATCGCCGCACTGCCGGTCTACGTGCTGCACCAGCCGGTCGTGGTCGCCCTCGCCTACGGCGTGGTGGGCTGGCCGGCGCCGATCCTGGTCGAGTACGCGGTGATCGTGGCCGGTTCGCTGGCGGTGATCCTGGTGCTGTACGAGGGTGTGGTGCGGCGGACGCGGCCGACGCGGTCGCTGTTCGGAATGCGCGCCGAACCGCCGGTCGCCCTTCCTGTCCAGCCTCCGGACCCGCCGGTCACACCGGCCCGTTGA
- a CDS encoding alpha-ketoglutarate-dependent dioxygenase AlkB, translating to MATHLQGSLFDQTDELRLGSLAGIRRTRLAHGAWIDVLPGWLSGADTLFEQLASEVPWRAERRTMYDHVVDVPRLLAFYGVDDALPHPVLTKARDALSAHYAEELGEPFTTAGLCHYRDGRDSVAWHGDRIGRGAREDTMVAILSVGAPRDLLLRPMRGGGETVRRPLGHGDLIVMGGSCQRTWEHSIPKTTRAAGPRISVQFRPHGVH from the coding sequence ATGGCCACGCACCTCCAGGGCTCCCTGTTCGACCAGACCGACGAGCTGCGGCTGGGCTCCCTCGCCGGGATCCGCCGTACGCGGCTCGCGCATGGCGCCTGGATCGACGTACTGCCGGGCTGGCTCAGCGGCGCGGACACGCTGTTCGAACAGCTGGCGTCCGAGGTGCCGTGGCGTGCCGAGCGCCGCACGATGTACGACCACGTCGTCGACGTACCGCGGCTGCTCGCCTTCTACGGAGTCGACGACGCCCTGCCGCACCCCGTCCTCACCAAGGCGCGCGACGCGCTGTCCGCGCACTACGCCGAGGAGCTGGGCGAGCCGTTCACCACGGCGGGGCTGTGCCACTACCGCGACGGCCGGGACAGCGTGGCCTGGCACGGGGACCGCATCGGGCGGGGCGCGCGGGAGGACACCATGGTCGCGATCCTGTCGGTGGGCGCTCCCCGGGATCTGCTGCTGCGCCCGATGCGCGGCGGCGGCGAGACGGTACGGCGTCCGCTGGGGCACGGCGATCTCATCGTGATGGGCGGCTCCTGCCAGCGGACCTGGGAGCACTCGATACCGAAGACCACCCGCGCCGCGGGACCGCGCATCAGCGTGCAGTTCCGCCCGCACGGCGTGCACTGA
- a CDS encoding TetR/AcrR family transcriptional regulator, with protein sequence MTVEETTRRVTKRRVRTRANLLDAAFAVFAAKGFGRVSIEEVCEAAGYSRGAFYSNFDSLDELFFALYQERADLIADQVAGALALDGPGLDVPAAVDRVTEVLLLDRDWLLVKTDFLVHAARDPAVARTLLEHRARLRGAIAERLARAGGRTALPAVLGDIDGAAHAVVAAYDGVTTQLLLDRDVEHARRWLGQLLTALLTDGSGDSTA encoded by the coding sequence ATGACGGTGGAGGAAACGACCCGACGCGTCACCAAGCGCCGTGTCCGCACGCGGGCCAATCTGCTCGACGCCGCGTTCGCCGTGTTCGCCGCCAAGGGGTTCGGGCGGGTCTCCATCGAGGAGGTCTGCGAGGCCGCCGGCTACAGCAGGGGCGCCTTCTACTCCAACTTCGACAGCCTGGACGAGCTGTTCTTCGCGCTCTACCAGGAACGCGCGGACCTGATCGCCGACCAGGTCGCGGGGGCGCTCGCCCTCGACGGACCGGGCCTGGACGTGCCCGCCGCCGTGGACCGGGTGACCGAGGTGCTGCTCCTGGACCGCGACTGGCTGCTGGTGAAGACCGACTTCCTGGTGCACGCCGCACGTGACCCGGCCGTCGCGCGGACCCTGCTGGAACACCGCGCCCGACTGCGCGGCGCGATCGCCGAACGGCTCGCCCGCGCGGGAGGCCGTACCGCACTGCCCGCCGTGCTCGGCGACATCGACGGCGCCGCGCACGCCGTGGTCGCCGCGTACGACGGCGTCACCACCCAACTGCTGCTGGACAGGGACGTCGAGCACGCCCGCCGCTGGCTGGGGCAACTGCTCACCGCACTGCTCACCGACGGCAGCGGCGACAGCACGGCATAG
- a CDS encoding FAD-binding dehydrogenase: MDADVIVVGAGLAGLVAASELTSRGRRVALVDQENAANLGGQAFWSFGGLFLVDSPEQRRLGIKDSFDLAWNDWQGSAGFDRVDDEDSWAVRWARAYVEFAAGEKRSWLETHGIKFLPTVGWAERGDLRADGHGNSVPRFHIAWGTGTGVVEPFVRYAKQAARDGLLTFYHRYQVDELVIEDGTARGVRGTVLAEDNSPRGVASNRDGVGEFELTAQAVVVTTGGIGANHDIVRRYWPDRLGTPPTEMVTGVPAYVDGRMLDISAQAGVRLVNRDRMWHYTEGLQNWDPIWPGHGIRILPGPSSMWFDALGRRLPDPCLPGYDTLGTLKHLRTDADIAGHDHSWFILSQKIIEKEFALSGSEQNPDITAKDRAGFLKERVLGKGAPGPVAAFLRNGADFVTAPTLEQLVEKMNQLTDKALLDAETVRRQIEARDLQIANPYSKDSQVQGIRNARRYIGDRLGRVATPHRILDPAAGPLIGVKLHILTRKTLGGIQTDLDSRALGADGTPIEGLYAAGEVAGFGGGGVHGYNALEGTFLGGCLFSGRTAGRAAARQTA, from the coding sequence ATGGATGCCGACGTCATCGTCGTCGGAGCGGGACTCGCGGGCCTGGTCGCCGCGAGCGAACTGACCAGCCGGGGCCGCAGGGTCGCGCTGGTCGACCAGGAGAACGCCGCCAACCTCGGCGGGCAGGCGTTCTGGTCCTTCGGCGGGCTGTTCCTCGTGGACTCCCCGGAGCAGCGGCGGCTCGGCATCAAGGACTCCTTCGACCTGGCCTGGAACGACTGGCAGGGCAGCGCCGGGTTCGACCGGGTCGACGACGAGGACTCCTGGGCGGTGCGCTGGGCGCGCGCGTACGTCGAGTTCGCGGCCGGCGAGAAGCGGTCCTGGCTGGAGACCCACGGCATCAAGTTCCTGCCCACGGTCGGCTGGGCCGAGCGCGGCGACCTGCGCGCCGACGGCCACGGCAACTCCGTGCCCAGGTTCCACATCGCCTGGGGCACCGGCACGGGCGTCGTGGAGCCCTTCGTGCGGTACGCCAAGCAGGCCGCCCGCGACGGACTGCTCACCTTCTACCACCGGTACCAGGTCGACGAGCTGGTCATCGAGGACGGCACGGCCCGCGGTGTGCGCGGGACGGTGCTCGCCGAGGACAACTCGCCCCGCGGTGTCGCCTCCAACCGCGACGGTGTCGGCGAGTTCGAGCTCACCGCGCAGGCCGTCGTCGTCACCACGGGCGGCATCGGCGCCAACCACGACATAGTCCGCCGCTACTGGCCCGACCGGCTCGGCACCCCGCCCACCGAGATGGTCACCGGCGTCCCCGCCTATGTCGACGGGCGCATGCTCGACATCAGCGCGCAGGCGGGCGTACGGCTCGTCAACCGCGACCGCATGTGGCACTACACCGAGGGCCTGCAGAACTGGGACCCGATCTGGCCCGGCCACGGCATCCGCATCCTGCCCGGCCCGTCGTCCATGTGGTTCGACGCCCTCGGCCGCCGGCTGCCCGACCCGTGCCTGCCGGGCTACGACACCCTCGGCACCCTCAAGCACCTGCGCACCGACGCCGACATCGCCGGCCACGACCACTCCTGGTTCATCCTCTCCCAGAAGATCATCGAGAAGGAGTTCGCGCTGTCGGGCTCCGAGCAGAACCCCGACATCACCGCCAAGGACCGCGCCGGATTCCTGAAGGAGCGGGTGCTCGGCAAGGGTGCCCCGGGACCAGTGGCGGCCTTCCTGCGCAACGGCGCGGACTTCGTGACCGCACCCACCCTGGAGCAACTGGTCGAGAAGATGAACCAGCTGACGGACAAGGCGCTCCTCGACGCGGAGACCGTCCGGCGCCAGATCGAGGCCCGCGACCTCCAGATCGCCAACCCGTACAGCAAGGACTCCCAGGTGCAGGGCATCCGCAACGCCCGCCGCTACATCGGCGACCGCCTCGGCCGGGTCGCCACCCCGCACCGCATCCTCGACCCGGCGGCCGGCCCCCTCATCGGCGTCAAGCTGCACATCCTGACCCGCAAGACCCTCGGCGGCATCCAGACCGACCTCGACTCGCGCGCGCTCGGCGCCGACGGGACGCCGATCGAGGGCCTGTACGCGGCCGGCGAGGTCGCCGGTTTCGGCGGCGGCGGCGTCCACGGCTACAACGCCCTGGAGGGCACCTTCCTCGGCGGCTGCCTCTTCTCGGGCCGCACTGCGGGCCGGGCGGCGGCACGGCAGACGGCCTGA